One part of the Symphalangus syndactylus isolate Jambi chromosome 1, NHGRI_mSymSyn1-v2.1_pri, whole genome shotgun sequence genome encodes these proteins:
- the XKR5 gene encoding XK-related protein 5 — MHAGLLGLSALLQAAEQSARLYTVAYYFTTGRLLWGWLALAVLLPGFLVQALSYLWFRADGHPGHCSLVMLHLLQLGVWKRHWDAALTALQKEQEAPHRGWLQLQEADLSALRLLEALLQAGPHLLLQTYVFLASDFTDIVPGVSTLFSWSSLSWALVSYTRFMGFMKPGHLAMPWAALFCQQLWRMGMLGTRVLSLVLFYKAYHFWVFVVAGAHWLVMTFWLVAQQSDIIDSTCHWRLFNLLVGAVYILCYLSFWDSPSRNRMVTFYMVMLLENVILLLLATDFLQGASWTSLQTIAAVLSGFLIGSVSLVIYYSLLHPKSTDIWQGCLRKSCGIAGCDKTERRASPRAAALAGKRTESSGSCQGASYELTILGKPPTPEQVPPEAGLGTQVAVEDSFLRHHHWLWVKLALKTGNVSKINAAFGDDSPVYCLPAWGLTQQDDLQRKALSAQQELPSSSRDPSTLESGSAFEGVPKAEADPLETSSYVSFASNQQDEAPTQNPAATQGEGTPKEGADAVSGTQGKGTGGQQRGGEGQQNSTLYFSATEEVATSSQQEGSPATLQTAHSGSRLGKSSPAQPASPHPVGLAPFPVTMADISPILGTGPCRGFCPSAGFPGRTLSISELEEPQEPTRDLSHHAAVRVWMSLPQVRTAHEPCLTSTPKSESIQTDCSYREQMKQEPSFFI; from the exons GCCTTTACACCGTGGCTTACTACTTCACCACAGGACGGCTTCTGTGGGGGTGGCTGGCCCTTGCTGTCCTCCTGCCTGGGTTCTTGGTCCAGGCCCTGAGCTACCTATGGTTCCGAGCAGACGGGCATCCAGGGCATTGCTCCTTGGTGATGCTGCACCTCCTACAGCTTGGTGTTTGGAAGCG GCACTGGGACGCTGCACTGACCGCTCTGCAGAAGGAACAGGAGGCTCCCCACCGAGGCTGGCTGCAGCTGCAGGAGGCCGACCTGTCGGCCCTTCGACTCCTGGAGGCCCTGCTGCAGGCTGGGCCCCACCTGCTGCTTCAGACATATGTTTTTCTAGCCTCAGACTTCACAGATATTGTGCCAG GGGTGAGCACCCTGTTCTCCTGGTCCTCACTCTCCTGGGCACTGGTGTCCTACACTCGCTTCATGGGCTTCATGAAGCCAGGCCACCTGGCCATGCCATGGGCCGCCCTCTTCTGCCAGCAGCTCTGGAGGATGGGCATGTTGGGAACCCGCGTGCTGAGTCTGGTTCTGTTCTACAAAGCCTACCACTTTTGGGTTTTCGTGGTTGCAG GTGCCCACTGGCTGGTGATGACATTCTGGCTTGTTGCCCAGCAGAGTGACATCATCGACAGCACCTGCCACTGGAGGCTGTTCAACCTGCTTGTGGGGGCAGTGTACATCCTCTGCTACCTCAGCTTCTGGGACAGCCCTTCTAGAAATAGGATGGTCACATTCTACATG GTCATGCTGTTGGAGAACGTCATCCTGTTGCTGTTGGCCACTGACTTTCTCCAGGGGGCGTCATGGACCAGCCTGCAGACCATAGCTGCGGTCCTGTCTGGATTTCTGATTG gcaGTGTCTCACTGGTAATTTATTACAGCCTGCTGCATCCAAAATCCACAGACATCTGGCAGGGCTGCCTAAGGAAGTCCTGTGGCATTGCAGGATGTGATAAAACAGAGAGAAGAGCTTCTCCCAGGGCCGCGGCTCTAGCTGGGAAGAGAACCGAGAGCTCAGGCTCATGCCAAGGGGCAAGTTATGAGCTAACCATTTTAGGGAAGCCCCCTACCCCTGAGCAGGTCCCCCCAGAGGCTGGACTGGGGACCCAGGTTGCTGTGGAAGACTCTTTCCTCCGTCATCACCACTGGCTGTGGGTGAAACTTGCCCTAAAAACAGGAAATGTGTCTAAGATCAATGCCGCCTTTGGAGATGACAGTCCTGTCTATTGTCTACCTGCATGGGGGTTGACTCAACAGGACGACCTGCAGAGGAAGGCCCTGTCTGCCCAGCAAGAGCTCCCATCCTCATCCCGTGACCCCTCAACCTTAGAGAGTGGCTCTGCATTTGAAGGTGTCCCTAAAGCAGAGGCCGACCCATTGGAAACCTCAAGTTACGTATCTTTTGCCAGCaatcagcaggatgaggcacctACCCAGAACCCAGCAGCCACGCAGGGGGAGGGCACCCCAAAGGAAGGAGCCGATGCTGTTTCTGGGACACAGGGGAAGGGGACAGGTGGGCagcagagaggaggggaaggacaGCAGAATTCCACGTTGTACTTCAGTGCCACTGAAGAAGTGGCCACATCCTCACAACAAGAAGGCAGCCCAGCTACTCTGCAAACGGCCCACTCTGGAAGCAGGCTGGGAAAGAGCAGCCCTGCCCAGCCTGCATCACCCCACCCAGTGGGCTTGGCACCCTTCCCCGTCACCATGGCTGACATTAGCCCCATCCTAGGCACAGGCCCATGCAGAGGCTTCTGCCCCAGTGCAGGCTTCCCTGGAAGAACCCTCAGTATCTCAGAGCTGGAGGAGCCGCAGGAGCCCACAAGGGACCTAAGTCACCATGCAGCTGTTCGTGTGTGGATGTCATTGCCACAGGTGAGGACTGCCCATGAGCCCTGCCTCACGTCCACCCCTAAGTCTGAGTCTATCCAAACAGACTGCAGCTACAGGGAACAGATGAAGCAAGAGCCGAGTTTTTTCATCTGA